From a region of the Paenibacillus sp. FSL R10-2734 genome:
- a CDS encoding aldehyde dehydrogenase: MTTHTTASIQVMLEEHKDFFNRGVTKEVAFRLQQLQKLKDSIKRYEGRIIEALHQDLGKSEFEAYATEIGFTLDSLGYMMKHLKRWAKPIKIRSPLHLFPAKSYILSEPYGTALIIGPFNYPFQLLIEPLIGAIAAGNCAVLKPSESTPAITAVMEQLIQETFEPQYIRVVQGEKETTNLLIHAKFDYIFFTGSVPVGKIVMEAAAKNLVPVTLELGGKSPVIVDKTANLDIAAKRIVWGKLLNAGQTCIAPDYLLIHKDIANELIAKIKHNITAFYGQDAQPNTDYGRIVNERQLQRLATLIERDREKVVLGGTVVPEERYIEPTLIYPAAWTDASMEDEIFGPILPILEYRQLDEAIRSINEHPKPLALYLFTEDKNVEREVLSRVSFGGGCINDTISHVANANLPFGGVGNSGIGGYHGKHSFEIFSHRKSIVKRGTRIDLGIVYPPYGSKVKLVRKVLK; encoded by the coding sequence ATGACCACACATACAACGGCTAGCATCCAAGTGATGCTTGAAGAGCATAAGGATTTTTTTAATCGTGGCGTAACTAAAGAGGTTGCTTTTCGTCTCCAGCAGCTTCAGAAGCTTAAAGACAGTATTAAACGATACGAAGGTAGGATCATCGAAGCCTTACATCAGGATTTAGGAAAAAGTGAGTTCGAGGCTTATGCCACAGAAATTGGGTTCACCTTGGACAGCCTCGGTTACATGATGAAGCATCTCAAACGTTGGGCGAAGCCTATAAAGATTAGATCACCACTGCACTTATTTCCTGCGAAGAGTTATATCTTAAGTGAGCCTTACGGTACTGCGCTCATTATTGGCCCGTTTAATTATCCATTTCAGTTGCTGATCGAACCGCTTATTGGCGCTATCGCCGCTGGAAACTGCGCGGTCCTCAAGCCATCGGAGAGTACACCTGCCATCACGGCCGTTATGGAGCAGCTTATTCAGGAAACCTTCGAGCCACAGTATATCCGCGTAGTTCAGGGGGAGAAAGAAACGACCAATCTTCTGATCCATGCTAAGTTTGACTATATTTTCTTTACGGGTAGTGTTCCGGTCGGCAAAATCGTTATGGAAGCCGCTGCGAAGAATCTAGTGCCTGTGACCTTGGAGCTTGGCGGGAAAAGTCCAGTCATTGTCGACAAGACCGCTAATCTTGATATAGCAGCGAAACGGATCGTATGGGGCAAGCTGCTAAACGCTGGCCAAACCTGTATCGCACCGGATTACTTGCTGATCCATAAGGACATTGCAAATGAATTGATCGCCAAAATTAAACATAACATCACTGCATTCTACGGTCAGGATGCGCAGCCGAATACAGATTATGGCCGGATCGTGAATGAGCGCCAGCTACAAAGACTCGCCACTCTCATTGAACGGGATCGAGAAAAGGTGGTTTTGGGAGGCACCGTCGTTCCGGAAGAACGTTATATTGAGCCTACACTAATCTATCCTGCAGCTTGGACTGACGCCTCCATGGAAGATGAGATCTTCGGTCCAATTTTACCGATACTGGAATATCGCCAATTGGATGAAGCGATCCGAAGTATTAATGAGCATCCAAAGCCACTTGCGCTTTACCTGTTCACAGAGGATAAAAATGTTGAACGAGAGGTGCTTTCCCGAGTCTCATTCGGAGGAGGCTGCATCAATGATACGATCTCGCATGTGGCGAACGCTAACTTGCCGTTTGGTGGGGTAGGCAACTCTGGAATCGGCGGTTATCACGGGAAGCACAGCTTTGAAATCTTTTCCCATCGCAAAAGCATCGTCAAGAGAGGCACACGGATCGACCTCGGGATTGTGTATCCCCCCTATGGCAGCAAGGTCAAGCTGGTGCGGAAAGTACTGAAATAG
- a CDS encoding aldo/keto reductase, which yields MNFKRLGNSGLQVSALGLGTNSFGKRADQETSIQIVHAALNHGINFIDTANIYAGSESERIIGHALEGRRHEAVLATKAGLVKNDGPNGSGSSRRHLMQELEDSLHRLKTDYVDLYQIHTFDPYTPLEETLRTLDDMVSSGKVRYIGASNYTAWQLMKAIGISEARSFAKYISIQCSYSLADRTPENELLSLCLDQGVGIIPYFPLAGGILTGKYNTGGSAPLGSRADTDPNFKKFLNHDRIELGNKVGQIAEELGTSSTALSLAWLMNRPAVSTVIVGATRVEQLEQNLHSTSIQLSEETVSKLDEASDSFRFGEPFAFYRLP from the coding sequence ATGAACTTTAAAAGACTTGGAAATAGCGGATTGCAAGTATCCGCATTGGGACTAGGGACGAATTCTTTTGGTAAAAGGGCTGATCAAGAGACCTCCATTCAGATTGTACATGCTGCGCTGAATCATGGAATTAACTTTATCGATACCGCTAATATTTACGCTGGCTCTGAATCCGAGCGAATCATCGGCCATGCCTTGGAGGGTAGAAGACATGAGGCTGTCCTCGCCACTAAAGCAGGCTTAGTTAAGAATGATGGACCTAACGGAAGCGGCTCCTCCCGGCGCCATTTGATGCAGGAATTAGAAGATAGTCTTCACCGCCTAAAAACGGACTATGTCGATCTATACCAGATTCACACCTTTGATCCCTATACGCCACTTGAAGAGACGTTACGGACCTTGGACGATATGGTATCTTCGGGAAAAGTGCGCTATATCGGAGCTTCCAACTATACAGCTTGGCAATTGATGAAGGCGATTGGAATTAGCGAGGCACGGAGCTTTGCCAAGTATATTTCGATTCAGTGTAGCTATTCCTTAGCGGACCGTACCCCGGAGAATGAACTTCTCTCGCTCTGCCTGGATCAAGGCGTAGGGATCATTCCTTACTTTCCACTGGCGGGCGGAATTCTCACTGGAAAATATAATACGGGCGGTTCCGCACCGTTAGGGTCCAGAGCAGATACCGATCCTAATTTCAAAAAATTCCTGAATCATGACCGGATCGAACTAGGGAACAAAGTGGGGCAGATCGCCGAAGAACTGGGAACCTCTTCTACCGCGCTCTCCTTAGCTTGGCTCATGAATCGTCCTGCTGTCTCGACGGTTATTGTTGGGGCTACACGTGTGGAGCAGTTGGAACAGAATTTGCATAGTACCTCCATACAGCTTAGTGAGGAAACTGTGAGTAAGCTAGATGAAGCAAGTGATTCCTTTCGCTTCGGTGAGCCTTTCGCCTTTTATCGGCTCCCATAG
- a CDS encoding LysR family transcriptional regulator, producing MNNTQIRLFVKIAESGSFTKAGIELNMTQPAVSRAISSLETELDVKLLFRDRRNGLMLTDIGKRILVIFREILMGFDKVNQEIYAERGLEKGSIRIGAFPVASAYFLPKIISSITERYPNITISLQEGSIAEVREWLESKEIDVGLLLAPCEAFETIPLYREQLYAVIRDDHPLRKQSVIGVRELAGEPMLICKAGYEPPVVDLFRRSNSHLNVKYVVNNYATALNMVQEGLAVGVMSELSLLSLPPNVVTRELQPDAYRDIHIAVSSLNDTSIAVKMFIETALELFAQK from the coding sequence ATGAACAATACTCAAATTCGCTTATTCGTCAAAATCGCTGAGAGTGGCAGCTTTACCAAGGCTGGTATAGAACTGAATATGACCCAGCCTGCTGTCAGTCGAGCGATATCGTCCCTCGAAACCGAATTAGATGTGAAGCTGCTCTTTCGGGATCGGCGTAACGGTCTGATGCTTACCGACATCGGCAAGCGTATCCTTGTTATTTTTCGTGAAATTCTAATGGGCTTTGATAAGGTCAATCAGGAGATTTACGCGGAGAGAGGACTTGAGAAAGGCAGCATTCGGATTGGGGCTTTCCCTGTGGCTTCTGCCTATTTTTTACCGAAGATTATTAGCTCTATCACTGAACGATATCCGAATATCACGATCAGCCTGCAGGAGGGCTCTATCGCCGAAGTCAGAGAATGGCTGGAATCTAAAGAAATTGATGTTGGCTTATTGCTCGCTCCCTGCGAGGCGTTCGAAACCATCCCATTATATAGAGAACAGTTGTACGCCGTAATCAGAGATGACCATCCCTTGCGTAAGCAGTCCGTCATAGGTGTGAGAGAATTAGCGGGCGAGCCTATGCTGATCTGTAAAGCAGGCTATGAACCACCTGTAGTAGATTTATTCCGCAGAAGTAACAGCCATCTGAATGTTAAATATGTGGTTAATAACTATGCGACAGCTCTTAATATGGTTCAGGAGGGGCTGGCTGTCGGTGTGATGTCTGAGTTGTCTTTGTTATCTTTACCTCCAAACGTAGTTACCCGCGAACTGCAGCCAGACGCCTACAGAGATATACATATCGCAGTTAGTTCGCTTAACGATACTTCTATTGCTGTAAAGATGTTCATAGAGACAGCTCTGGAGCTTTTTGCTCAAAAGTAG